One part of the Deltaproteobacteria bacterium genome encodes these proteins:
- a CDS encoding ABC transporter permease, with the protein MNDRARESYWRVVWAQFRRHRLARFGFGVVVWLTLIATLAPFIANHKPLLLKWQGHWYCPIIQSVPNLPEHANFLAWRAYPPIGTTVVMPAIPYSPTGYDLDAILEAPSLTHWLGTDDQGRDVAARMVHGTRSSLSIGFIAVAIAGFIGIVLGAWAGYYGGIVDILLSRLIEVMYCFPTFFLILAVLAFVQPSIYNIMIVIGLTGWTGIARLVRGEFLKLKGQDFVAAVTVLGASHARVMFRHLLPNALAPVLVSLSFDVASAVLVESSLSFLGFGVPPYEPSWGGIISQSRDFLDIGWWLTLSPGFAIFLTITAFNLIGEGLRDATDPRLRG; encoded by the coding sequence ATGAATGACCGCGCACGCGAATCGTATTGGCGCGTAGTCTGGGCGCAATTCCGCCGCCATCGACTGGCGCGGTTCGGCTTCGGCGTCGTCGTGTGGCTCACGTTGATCGCGACGCTCGCGCCGTTCATCGCGAATCACAAGCCGCTGCTGCTGAAGTGGCAAGGTCATTGGTATTGCCCGATCATTCAATCCGTGCCGAATCTTCCCGAACATGCGAATTTCCTGGCCTGGCGGGCCTATCCGCCGATCGGTACGACCGTTGTAATGCCGGCGATTCCCTATTCGCCGACCGGTTACGACTTGGACGCCATTCTTGAAGCGCCGAGTTTGACCCATTGGCTCGGCACCGACGACCAAGGGCGCGATGTCGCCGCGCGCATGGTCCACGGGACCCGCTCTTCGCTCTCGATCGGCTTCATTGCCGTTGCGATCGCCGGATTCATCGGCATCGTGCTCGGCGCATGGGCCGGCTATTACGGTGGCATCGTCGACATCCTGCTCTCCCGACTCATCGAAGTGATGTATTGTTTCCCTACATTCTTTTTAATCCTCGCGGTCCTCGCCTTTGTGCAACCGAGCATTTACAACATCATGATCGTGATCGGTCTGACCGGCTGGACCGGGATTGCGCGACTGGTGCGCGGCGAGTTTTTAAAGCTCAAGGGCCAGGACTTCGTGGCCGCCGTCACGGTGTTGGGAGCGAGCCACGCCCGAGTGATGTTTCGTCATCTGTTGCCGAACGCGTTGGCCCCAGTCCTGGTGAGTCTCTCCTTTGATGTTGCGTCCGCGGTGCTCGTGGAATCGAGTCTGAGTTTCTTAGGATTCGGTGTGCCGCCGTATGAACCGAGTTGGGGCGGTATCATTTCCCAGTCGCGCGACTTTCTCGATATCGGATGGTGGCTGACGCTCTCGCCCGGTTTTGCAATCTTCCTGACGATCACCGCGTTCAATCTGATCGGCGAAGGTCTACGAGACGCGACTGATCCACGGTTGAGGGGATAG
- a CDS encoding ABC transporter permease encodes MTAYLIRRLLLMIPTFFGITVITFVIIHLTPGDPVKLKMQQEGGGMKPGVVATEVIEQTRKLYGLDQPLYVQYGRWLRRIVTLDFGNSFQDERPILRKIAEALPITLLLNLIAICIIYCIAIPTGVWNALRAGGLWDQGTAVLFYILYSLPAFWVASLLLIFFAGGDYLNWFPIVGFISEGAEQLSWWQRAGNVLWHLVLPIICMTYGGFAFLSRFSRSVMLDVVKQDYMRTARAKGLSEWRVIVRHGFRNALIPFVTLFGTLLPGMLGGSIIIEQIFSVPGMGRLSFEAVMARDYPLVMALATIDSLLTLIGLLLSDLLYAVVDPRVSYE; translated from the coding sequence ATGACCGCGTATCTCATCCGTCGGCTCTTATTAATGATCCCGACGTTTTTCGGGATTACGGTCATTACGTTCGTCATCATCCATCTGACCCCCGGCGACCCAGTGAAGTTAAAGATGCAGCAAGAGGGTGGGGGGATGAAGCCCGGCGTCGTGGCGACGGAAGTCATCGAACAGACGCGCAAGCTCTACGGGCTCGATCAACCGTTGTATGTGCAATACGGACGCTGGCTGCGGCGCATCGTCACGCTCGATTTCGGCAATTCGTTTCAAGACGAACGTCCCATTCTGCGCAAAATCGCCGAGGCCTTGCCGATCACGTTGCTGCTGAACCTGATTGCGATTTGCATCATCTATTGCATTGCCATTCCGACCGGTGTCTGGAACGCGTTGCGCGCCGGCGGCCTGTGGGATCAAGGCACGGCAGTCCTTTTTTATATTCTGTATTCGCTGCCCGCCTTTTGGGTCGCCTCGTTGTTGCTCATCTTTTTCGCCGGCGGCGATTATCTCAACTGGTTTCCGATCGTCGGCTTTATTTCAGAAGGTGCGGAACAGCTCTCCTGGTGGCAACGGGCCGGGAATGTCCTGTGGCACTTGGTTCTCCCGATTATCTGCATGACGTACGGCGGCTTTGCGTTCCTCTCCCGATTTAGCCGCTCCGTGATGCTCGATGTCGTGAAGCAAGACTACATGCGCACGGCGCGCGCGAAGGGACTTTCGGAATGGCGCGTCATTGTGCGTCACGGATTTCGTAACGCGTTAATCCCGTTTGTGACCCTCTTCGGCACGTTGCTCCCCGGGATGTTGGGTGGGAGCATCATCATCGAACAGATTTTCAGCGTGCCCGGAATGGGCCGATTGAGTTTCGAGGCCGTGATGGCGCGCGACTATCCGCTGGTGATGGCGCTCGCCACGATCGATTCGTTGCTGACACTGATCGGCCTGTTGCTCTCCGACTTGCTCTACGCCGTCGTCGATCCCCGGGTGAGCTATGAATGA
- a CDS encoding DUF4292 domain-containing protein, producing the protein MNWRTWCSRSLCLLCLSALLGCAPQGTTAHRPVRGGKGAPGLQGAASRLEARDSQLQETGILGTFKNGWSVPYGDWNFAAVVAGMHRVRLDLFDPLAGSIGTLILNGKTVWWYAPMAGQAYRMPADAAHVERLLRIPLAPTDLANLLRGLPLGEDTTWVKWPAESAHVLRSPDQRMRLEFDPDSGMLRRCQRLGRGSRVELEVEYSEYRTVKGVALPHHVTIQDPRNSRRAVLNLTEVTPHARLKGDPFTLELDGSVEVHEWP; encoded by the coding sequence GTGAATTGGCGAACGTGGTGCAGTAGGAGTCTCTGTCTACTCTGTCTCAGTGCGTTGCTCGGTTGTGCGCCGCAAGGGACGACTGCGCATCGGCCGGTGCGTGGCGGCAAAGGCGCTCCTGGATTACAGGGCGCTGCGAGCCGCTTGGAAGCGCGCGACAGTCAATTGCAAGAGACCGGCATCTTGGGGACGTTCAAAAATGGCTGGTCGGTGCCATACGGGGATTGGAATTTCGCGGCCGTCGTGGCCGGAATGCACCGCGTCCGACTCGATCTCTTCGATCCGCTGGCTGGCTCGATTGGAACCTTGATCCTCAATGGCAAAACGGTCTGGTGGTATGCCCCCATGGCGGGACAGGCTTACCGGATGCCCGCCGACGCGGCGCATGTAGAACGTTTGTTGCGTATTCCGCTCGCGCCGACCGATTTGGCTAATCTGCTGCGCGGGCTCCCGCTGGGCGAAGACACCACATGGGTCAAGTGGCCGGCCGAATCGGCGCACGTGCTGCGCTCGCCGGATCAGCGGATGCGTCTCGAGTTCGATCCCGACTCGGGGATGTTGCGGCGCTGCCAGCGGTTGGGCCGCGGCAGCCGTGTCGAGTTGGAAGTCGAGTACAGCGAATATCGAACCGTCAAAGGGGTTGCGCTGCCGCATCACGTAACGATCCAAGATCCCCGTAACAGTCGGCGCGCCGTGTTGAATCTGACCGAAGTCACGCCACACGCGCGGCTCAAAGGGGACCCCTTTACCTTGGAACTGGATGGCAGCGTGGAGGTACACGAGTGGCCATGA